A section of the Candidatus Manganitrophus noduliformans genome encodes:
- the pseC gene encoding UDP-4-amino-4,6-dideoxy-N-acetyl-beta-L-altrosamine transaminase, with translation MKTIPYGRQTIDEEDIQAVVDVLRSDRLTQGPAVEAFEEALAAYCGARYAVACASGTAALHLAYQAAGLGPGDLVMTSPNTFAATGNAALFLGAKPLFADIDPATSNLSPSEIEKTISALQAERGHLKAIVPVHYAGTPCDMESIAKIAERHRLLVIEDGCHALGASYADKKIGGLSDMTVFSFHPVKTITTGEGGAIVTNREDYYQRLKRLRSHGIERTDFLEPSHGAWYHEIQELGYNYRMTDLQAALGRSQLKKVDRFVARRREIAALYHTAFNGNPYFDLPVEAAGSVSSYHLYPIRLKDSFKTQKKEIFRRLREQGLGIQVHYLPVYWHPVYRKMGYRKGLCPAAENFYQREISLPIFPAMTQQEVTYVIETVDRVFRDRA, from the coding sequence ATGAAGACGATCCCCTATGGGAGACAGACCATAGACGAGGAAGACATCCAGGCGGTGGTCGATGTCCTTCGTTCCGACCGGCTGACCCAGGGGCCGGCCGTCGAGGCGTTTGAAGAGGCGCTCGCCGCCTACTGCGGCGCCCGGTATGCCGTCGCTTGTGCTTCGGGAACGGCCGCGCTTCATCTGGCTTATCAGGCCGCCGGCCTTGGACCGGGTGATCTCGTCATGACCTCTCCGAATACGTTTGCAGCCACCGGCAATGCGGCCCTCTTCCTGGGAGCAAAGCCGCTCTTCGCCGATATCGATCCGGCGACCTCCAATCTGAGTCCCTCTGAAATTGAGAAAACGATATCGGCCCTTCAAGCAGAACGGGGCCATCTGAAGGCGATCGTTCCGGTTCACTATGCAGGAACCCCCTGTGACATGGAGTCGATCGCCAAGATCGCGGAGCGACACCGGCTCCTCGTGATCGAAGACGGCTGCCACGCGCTGGGCGCCTCTTATGCCGATAAGAAGATCGGCGGTTTGTCGGATATGACCGTTTTCAGTTTTCATCCGGTGAAGACGATCACCACCGGAGAGGGGGGGGCCATTGTCACCAACCGTGAGGATTATTATCAACGGCTGAAACGGCTCCGGTCGCATGGAATTGAGCGAACCGATTTTTTGGAGCCCTCCCACGGCGCCTGGTACCACGAAATACAAGAGCTCGGATACAACTACCGGATGACCGATCTTCAAGCGGCGTTAGGACGTTCTCAACTAAAAAAAGTGGACCGGTTCGTTGCAAGGAGAAGAGAGATCGCGGCCCTTTACCACACGGCGTTCAACGGGAATCCCTATTTCGATCTCCCCGTGGAAGCCGCAGGCTCGGTCTCCTCTTACCATCTTTATCCAATCCGATTGAAAGATTCTTTCAAGACACAGAAGAAAGAAATTTTCCGCCGTCTTCGGGAACAAGGGTTGGGAATCCAAGTTCACTATCTTCCGGTTTACTGGCATCCGGTTTATCGGAAGATGGGCTACCGAAAGGGCCTCTGCCCGGCGGCGGAAAACTTTTATCAAAGAGAGATCAGCCTTCCGATCTTTCCGGCGATGACTCAACAAGAGGTGACCTATGTCATCGAAACAGTCGATCGGGTCTTCCGTGACCGCGCATAA
- a CDS encoding aldo/keto reductase → MSSKQSIGSSVTAHNIPSSSSFVGEEIHVKWILGSANFGLSYGIANERKLSREEVFGILASAQSHGVWGIDTAKAYGDAEKIIGEYFKARGKTLRVITKLPPKEYADPMEVEREITDSLRAMNVPSIDVLLLHSYETVRRFGKVILPVLQKLSKEKVIGRYGLSVYHPEEALEAARDLTGTLAIEFPINLFDRRFQKGNLLERLKSQGVFLLARSVFLQGLFFMQEEALGVDLSKVKKKVRKIRELAESARLRPEWLPLAFVATDPWIDGVVMGVDSADHLKTNLQALTHENLLRYRALEDQLADLEVDDEDILLPYRWKR, encoded by the coding sequence ATGTCATCGAAACAGTCGATCGGGTCTTCCGTGACCGCGCATAACATTCCTTCCTCTTCTTCCTTCGTCGGGGAGGAGATCCATGTGAAGTGGATCCTCGGATCTGCGAACTTCGGCTTGTCCTATGGAATCGCGAATGAACGAAAGTTGAGCCGGGAGGAGGTCTTCGGCATCCTCGCGTCGGCGCAGTCCCACGGGGTCTGGGGGATCGACACCGCCAAAGCATACGGCGACGCGGAAAAAATCATCGGGGAATATTTTAAAGCGCGGGGGAAGACCCTCCGGGTCATTACCAAACTCCCTCCGAAGGAGTATGCCGATCCGATGGAGGTGGAGAGAGAAATCACCGATTCTCTTCGCGCGATGAACGTTCCTTCGATCGATGTTCTCCTTCTCCACTCGTATGAAACGGTTCGGCGGTTCGGGAAGGTGATCCTTCCTGTTCTTCAAAAACTTTCCAAGGAAAAGGTCATCGGACGCTACGGTCTCTCCGTTTATCACCCGGAGGAAGCATTGGAAGCGGCCCGCGATTTAACGGGAACGCTTGCGATCGAGTTCCCGATCAATCTCTTTGATCGACGTTTTCAGAAGGGAAATCTCCTCGAACGGCTGAAGTCTCAGGGGGTGTTTTTGCTGGCGCGGTCTGTTTTTCTACAGGGGCTCTTTTTCATGCAGGAGGAGGCGCTGGGGGTCGACTTGAGCAAGGTGAAGAAGAAGGTGAGGAAGATTCGGGAACTTGCTGAAAGTGCTCGACTACGGCCGGAATGGCTCCCGCTGGCATTTGTCGCGACCGATCCTTGGATCGATGGGGTGGTGATGGGGGTTGATTCCGCGGATCATCTGAAGACAAACCTTCAGGCCCTCACCCATGAGAACCTCCTCCGATATCGCGCGCTCGAGGATCAACTGGCCGACCTGGAAGTCGACGACGAGGATATCCTTCTTCCTTACCGGTGGAAAAGATGA
- a CDS encoding aminotransferase class III-fold pyridoxal phosphate-dependent enzyme, with the protein MPRAVVVQARNGSSRYPRKMLHPLLGRPAIEWVLERCEKIAIDQRILATSEAKEDDPLAEIAQRRGWQVVRGSVEDVLSRFAKAVRAYRLDAVVRITGDCLLTDPRLVQHALAQFDALKPDYLILTKIIDGFDVEVMSGKAILKADSEAKLPSEREHVGPYLRRSKRFNTVFLPYEEDLSHIHLSLDYKEDADVLEAILKQLEGRDFTYADVAGLVKANPSLVEKTKHIVPNEGYRRSLEGDKTGIQAMKGKPLRFEKSLSQFDKVMRIIPGGSQTFSKSSLQFSVGAAPLFVREGKGALLTDLDGNRFIDFTMGLGACLLGYAFEPVNREIEATLKKGTAYTLSHHLEYDLAELLTRIIPSAEMVRFGKNGSDVTSAAVRLARAATGREIVACCGYHGWQDWYIATTTRSLGIPEEVKKKTVTFQYNRIESLQAVFDRYPNQIACVILEPVSLEAPQKNFLAKVKKMAHEQGAILVFDEVVTGFRFDIGGAQAYFDVTPDLACFGKAMANGMPVSAIVGKRDIMKLFDEIFFSFTFGGETLSIAAAIATIQYILENKVTPFLWKQGERLKSGIEQQIREKGLEATLSIEGYPIRTVLNFKGEEKAVLKMKTLFQQECVKRGVLFTGGHNVSLPHDHEKIDRVLSVYDEVMEILKYTLEYNLLDEMIEGRLLEPVFRKV; encoded by the coding sequence ATGCCGCGTGCGGTGGTGGTTCAGGCCAGAAACGGTTCCAGTCGTTATCCGCGGAAGATGCTCCATCCTTTACTTGGACGGCCGGCGATCGAATGGGTCCTGGAGCGATGCGAGAAGATCGCGATTGATCAACGGATCTTGGCCACCTCCGAGGCAAAGGAGGACGATCCTTTGGCGGAGATTGCCCAGAGGCGCGGTTGGCAGGTGGTCCGGGGGAGCGTGGAGGATGTCCTCAGCCGGTTTGCCAAGGCGGTCCGGGCCTATCGGCTCGACGCGGTGGTCCGGATCACCGGCGATTGTCTTCTCACCGACCCTCGGCTTGTCCAGCATGCGCTGGCCCAATTCGATGCGCTTAAGCCCGACTACCTGATCCTAACGAAGATCATCGACGGCTTCGACGTGGAGGTGATGTCGGGGAAGGCGATCCTGAAGGCCGACTCGGAGGCGAAGCTGCCGTCCGAGCGGGAACATGTAGGGCCGTATCTTCGACGATCAAAGCGGTTCAACACCGTCTTCCTTCCTTATGAGGAGGACCTCTCCCACATTCATCTCAGTCTCGATTACAAGGAAGATGCCGACGTTCTCGAAGCGATCCTCAAACAATTGGAAGGACGCGACTTCACCTACGCCGACGTGGCGGGTCTCGTCAAAGCGAATCCCTCATTGGTCGAAAAGACGAAACACATCGTGCCGAACGAGGGATATCGGCGCTCCTTGGAAGGGGACAAGACCGGCATTCAAGCGATGAAAGGGAAGCCGCTCCGATTCGAGAAGAGTCTCTCCCAATTCGACAAGGTGATGCGGATCATCCCGGGGGGATCGCAGACCTTCAGCAAGTCGTCCCTCCAGTTCAGCGTCGGCGCCGCGCCGCTTTTCGTGCGGGAGGGAAAGGGGGCGCTTCTGACCGATCTCGATGGAAACCGATTCATCGACTTCACGATGGGGCTGGGGGCCTGTCTTCTCGGGTATGCGTTTGAGCCGGTCAACCGAGAGATCGAGGCGACGCTGAAAAAAGGAACCGCGTATACGCTCTCTCACCACTTGGAATACGACCTGGCCGAGCTGCTCACCCGGATCATCCCCTCCGCCGAGATGGTCCGGTTCGGGAAGAACGGCTCCGATGTCACCTCCGCCGCCGTCCGTCTGGCGCGGGCCGCCACCGGGAGGGAAATCGTCGCCTGCTGCGGTTATCACGGCTGGCAGGATTGGTATATCGCCACCACGACGCGAAGCCTCGGCATTCCGGAAGAGGTCAAGAAAAAAACGGTCACGTTCCAGTACAACCGGATCGAGAGTCTTCAGGCCGTTTTCGACCGCTATCCGAATCAGATCGCCTGTGTGATCCTGGAGCCGGTCAGCCTGGAGGCGCCTCAAAAGAATTTCCTCGCCAAAGTGAAGAAGATGGCGCACGAGCAGGGAGCGATTCTGGTGTTCGACGAGGTGGTCACCGGCTTTCGGTTTGATATCGGCGGCGCGCAGGCCTATTTCGATGTGACCCCCGACCTCGCCTGTTTCGGCAAGGCGATGGCCAACGGAATGCCGGTCTCCGCGATTGTCGGAAAACGGGACATCATGAAGCTCTTCGATGAGATCTTCTTCTCATTTACTTTCGGGGGAGAGACCCTTTCGATTGCGGCGGCGATCGCGACGATCCAATACATCCTAGAAAATAAGGTGACCCCTTTCCTTTGGAAGCAAGGAGAGCGGTTGAAAAGCGGAATCGAGCAGCAGATTCGTGAGAAGGGTCTCGAAGCGACCCTTTCGATCGAAGGCTATCCGATCCGGACGGTCCTCAATTTCAAAGGGGAAGAGAAAGCGGTCCTGAAGATGAAAACCCTTTTCCAGCAAGAGTGCGTCAAGCGAGGGGTTCTCTTCACCGGAGGGCATAATGTTTCTCTCCCTCACGATCATGAAAAAATCGACCGGGTTTTGTCGGTCTACGACGAGGTGATGGAGATCCTGAAATACACCCTGGAATACAACCTGCTTGATGAAATGATCGAAGGACGGCTCCTGGAGCCGGTCTTTCGGAAGGTTTAG